A genomic region of Bacillota bacterium contains the following coding sequences:
- a CDS encoding phosphoglycerate dehydrogenase, which produces MVKILVTDGVAKEGIELLRTEAEVDVSKPLDEEALLKRIPEYDGLMVRSATKVTARCIAAAERLKVIGRAGAGVDNIDAEAATRRGIVLVNAPGGNSVAVAEHTIALLLALARNIPQACAHVKSGGWERARFMGTEVRGKVLGIFGLGRAGAEVAKRALALGMKVLAYDPGVSASKAASMGVVPAEPAEVFANSDFISLHVPVTPETVGLIRRETIAMMKDGVRIINCSRGKVVDEPALVEGIKSGKIAGAALDVLASEPALPDNPLLALDNVIVTPHLGASTSEAQASVAIETAKAMLAVLRGELVPNAVNVPVPSAEVFREIAPFMPLAEVLGKFASQWSEGMIASVRVGWGGKLSSLDTRPLLSAVLKGVLSPLLGEDVNTVNAPILTRERGIAVSELRVADGADRAHGGGNPTEISVETSTNKGTTSVAGVLSTRQMPRLVQINGYRLDIAFTPYMLVCPHVDQPGIIGTVGTTLGKAGVNISEMQVARKARGGDAIMVLGIDSPAPPEALAEIARLAGVLSVKPVYLECAVPNGDGARMDSDSKAQVAAARGD; this is translated from the coding sequence ATGGTGAAGATTCTTGTTACAGATGGCGTAGCAAAGGAAGGAATAGAGCTTCTTCGCACCGAGGCCGAGGTGGACGTCTCAAAGCCGCTTGACGAGGAGGCTCTGCTGAAGCGAATCCCGGAGTACGACGGGCTTATGGTGAGGTCGGCCACCAAGGTGACGGCGCGGTGCATAGCCGCGGCTGAGCGCCTCAAAGTCATCGGCCGGGCGGGGGCGGGCGTGGACAACATCGATGCCGAAGCCGCCACGAGGCGCGGGATAGTGCTCGTGAACGCGCCGGGCGGCAACTCGGTTGCCGTCGCGGAACACACGATTGCGCTGCTTCTAGCCCTCGCACGTAATATCCCGCAGGCGTGCGCCCATGTCAAGTCTGGCGGCTGGGAGCGCGCGAGGTTCATGGGGACGGAGGTTCGCGGCAAAGTGCTAGGCATTTTCGGCCTTGGCCGCGCGGGAGCCGAGGTCGCCAAGCGGGCGCTCGCGCTCGGCATGAAGGTCCTGGCGTACGATCCGGGCGTCTCGGCAAGCAAAGCCGCGAGCATGGGGGTGGTGCCGGCCGAGCCGGCCGAGGTGTTCGCGAACTCGGACTTCATCAGCCTCCACGTGCCGGTGACGCCGGAGACCGTGGGCCTTATCCGGCGCGAGACGATCGCCATGATGAAAGACGGCGTTCGTATTATCAACTGCTCGCGGGGCAAGGTGGTGGACGAGCCCGCGCTTGTAGAGGGCATCAAGTCGGGCAAAATCGCAGGTGCGGCGCTGGACGTTCTGGCATCCGAACCTGCGCTTCCTGACAACCCTCTTCTCGCTCTGGACAACGTTATCGTGACTCCTCACCTGGGAGCGTCCACATCGGAGGCCCAGGCGAGCGTCGCCATCGAGACCGCCAAGGCCATGCTGGCGGTGCTCCGGGGTGAGCTCGTGCCGAATGCTGTGAACGTTCCGGTGCCTTCGGCCGAGGTTTTCCGGGAGATCGCGCCGTTCATGCCGCTTGCGGAGGTCCTCGGGAAGTTCGCGTCGCAGTGGTCCGAGGGCATGATCGCTTCGGTCCGGGTGGGCTGGGGAGGCAAGCTGAGCTCTCTCGACACCCGGCCACTGCTTAGCGCCGTGCTCAAGGGGGTCCTCTCCCCGCTTCTCGGGGAGGATGTGAACACCGTGAACGCGCCGATACTCACGAGAGAACGGGGCATTGCCGTGAGTGAGCTCCGCGTGGCCGACGGGGCCGACCGCGCTCACGGAGGCGGGAATCCGACGGAGATATCCGTCGAAACCTCCACGAACAAGGGGACCACGTCGGTAGCCGGGGTGCTTTCCACAAGGCAAATGCCGCGCTTGGTACAAATCAACGGGTACCGCCTGGACATAGCGTTCACTCCGTACATGCTTGTTTGTCCCCATGTGGACCAACCCGGCATAATCGGCACGGTCGGCACGACGCTCGGGAAGGCCGGCGTGAACATCTCAGAAATGCAGGTAGCACGCAAGGCTAGAGGAGGGGACGCCATAATGGTCCTGGGGATAGACTCGCCAGCCCCGCCAGAGGCGCTGGCTGAGATAGCGCGCCTTGCGGGTGTGCTTTCTGTGAAGCCTGTGTACCTTGAATGTGCGGTCCCTAACGGGGACGGAGCGAGGATGGACTCTGACAGCAAGGCTCAAGTCGCCGCGGCACGGGGAGACTGA